The nucleotide window TACGCTGGGCCCAGATCTGCCCGTGCGGGTGGGGATTCGAGCAGCCCATCATAAAGCCCTTGTTCTCGAAAATCTGCACGTAGTTGATGTCCGGCCGGGCGCCCAGTTCCTGGTACTGCTCCACCCACACGTCCACCACCCGGCGAATAGCGGCCGGCTCCATTTCGGGCAAGGTCAAATCGTGGCGGGGCGAAAAGCAGATAACCCGGGCCACGCCCGATTCGGCTTCGGCCCGCAGCAGGCCGCCCACATTCAGGTTGCCCTGGGGCACATCAGCTTGCAGGGCGGCAAAGTCGTTGTCGAATACGAAGGTGCTGTCGTAACTAGGGTTCACGATGCCGCCCGCCCGGGTATTGCCGGGGCAGAGGTAGCAGGTCGGGTCGTAAGCGGGGCGGGTTTCGGCTTCGGGCTCTTCCTGCTGGCCCTGCCAGGGCCGTTTGGAGCGGTGGGGCGACACCAGGATCCATTCGCCGGTCAGCGGGTTGAAGCGGCGGTGCGAGTGTTCGGTCGTATCAAAAGCAGCCATAGCGGGAGGGAAGGTGGAAAGTCGGCTTACGCAGAAAATAGCGTAGCGGTACTACGGGCAGAGTTCGGGTTTTGGCCATTGCCAGGCGGCCGTGCAGCCGAAAGCTGTTCTTGGCCAGCGTGGTTGGCTACTCCTGAAACAAGGCCTTGATGGCGGTGGCCAGGAAGTTGACGCCGATGGCCAGGGTCAGAAAGCCCATGATGCGGGCCAGGGCCGCCATGCCGGGCCGGCCCAGAAACCGCGTCAGGCGCAAGGACGACATCAGGATGACATACGCCGCCAGGGCCACCAGCACGAAGCCGAAGAAGATCAGGCCCATGTCGAGGTAGGTCAGCTTTTCGGTAAACAAGCCAATGCACACGGCCATAGAGCCGGGGCCCGACAGCATGGGCATGGCCAGCGGAGTAAAGGAAATATCCTCCTTGTGCATACTCTCTTCCAGTGTGGCCTCCGAAACCTTAGCCCGGTTGCCACCCGGCGTGAGCAAATCGAAGGCCGAGCGCATCAGCAGAATGCCGCCGGCAATGCGCAGGTGGTGAATGTTGATGCCAAAGAAGTTAAGCACGTATTGCCCCGCAAAAAACGACACCGACAGCACGCCCACCATATACATACAGGCCCGCAGCCCGATCTGGGCGCGGTGGCTGGGCGTGTCTTCCTCGGTCAGGGTCAGGAAGACGGGCATCGCCCCGAAGGGGTTTACAACCGAAAACAGCGTGGTGAAGGTGGCAAGTAGGATTTCCATGTACCGGAGCGGGGAGTTGGAAGGCGGGTAAAGGTACGAGGGATTGAATATCAGCAAAGAGCTTAAAGTGGTATGTTTGGAAAGTCAACCATGGCGTTACTGTCGCGTACAAGCGCTTATACGGCCAGTGGCCCGCCTTTTTTTCTTCCTATTTACATGACAACTGCATCTCCCGCAGCCACTCCCGCCGAAGACTACCGTGATACTCCGCTGGTGGGTATCGTTATGGGCAGCCAGTCCGACCTGAAAATCATGTCCGCGGCGGCCGAAGTGCTGCGGCAGTTCGGGGTGCCCCACG belongs to Hymenobacter cellulosilyticus and includes:
- a CDS encoding UDP-glucose--hexose-1-phosphate uridylyltransferase, giving the protein MAAFDTTEHSHRRFNPLTGEWILVSPHRSKRPWQGQQEEPEAETRPAYDPTCYLCPGNTRAGGIVNPSYDSTFVFDNDFAALQADVPQGNLNVGGLLRAEAESGVARVICFSPRHDLTLPEMEPAAIRRVVDVWVEQYQELGARPDINYVQIFENKGFMMGCSNPHPHGQIWAQRTVPADPAKETVQQAAYFQEHSRSLLLDYVELELKEQTRVVYQNEHFVTLVPFWAVWPFETMLLPRRHVTSIEQLTDAEKDSFAEALRDLTIRYDNLFQISFPYSAGLHQRPTDGQQHESWHLHMHFYPPLLRSATVRKFMVGYEMLANPQRDITPEWAAERLRSLPTVHYKQAAQ
- a CDS encoding MarC family protein — translated: MEILLATFTTLFSVVNPFGAMPVFLTLTEEDTPSHRAQIGLRACMYMVGVLSVSFFAGQYVLNFFGINIHHLRIAGGILLMRSAFDLLTPGGNRAKVSEATLEESMHKEDISFTPLAMPMLSGPGSMAVCIGLFTEKLTYLDMGLIFFGFVLVALAAYVILMSSLRLTRFLGRPGMAALARIMGFLTLAIGVNFLATAIKALFQE